The Streptomyces sp. NBC_01275 genome has a segment encoding these proteins:
- a CDS encoding 2Fe-2S iron-sulfur cluster-binding protein — MARFHPLPVAAVDRLTDDSVALTLTVPDRLREEYRHAPGQHLALRRVADGEEIRRTYSICSPAPDPGGEGPCTLRVGVRLVDGGAFSTYALKEIAVGDELEVMTPAGRFTLEPAPGLYAAVVGGSGITPVLSIAATLLAREPAARFCLVRSDRTAASTMFLEEVADLKDRYPQRLHLVTVLSREEQQAGLPSGRLDQERLTELLPALLPVEDVAGWFLCGPFGLVQGAEQALRAIGVARTRIHEEIFHVDVTAATTTVAAPAHSTVTARLDGRGGSWPVRDGESVLETVLRNRPDAPYACKGGVCGTCRAFLVSGEVRMDRNFALEPEETDAGYVLACQSHPVTEAVEVDFDR; from the coding sequence ATGGCCCGCTTCCACCCGCTCCCGGTGGCCGCGGTGGACCGGCTCACCGACGACTCCGTCGCCCTCACGCTCACGGTCCCGGACCGGCTGCGCGAGGAGTACCGGCACGCGCCCGGCCAGCATCTCGCCCTGCGGCGCGTGGCCGACGGCGAGGAGATCCGGCGGACCTACTCGATCTGCTCGCCCGCGCCCGATCCCGGCGGCGAGGGTCCGTGCACCCTCCGGGTGGGCGTACGACTGGTCGACGGCGGGGCCTTCTCCACGTACGCGCTGAAGGAGATCGCCGTCGGCGACGAGCTGGAGGTGATGACCCCGGCCGGCCGCTTCACCCTCGAGCCCGCGCCCGGCCTGTACGCGGCGGTCGTCGGCGGCAGCGGCATCACCCCGGTGCTGTCGATCGCCGCGACGCTGCTGGCGCGCGAGCCCGCCGCCCGGTTCTGCCTCGTCCGCAGCGACCGTACGGCCGCCTCGACGATGTTCCTGGAGGAGGTCGCCGACCTCAAGGACCGGTACCCGCAGCGGCTGCACCTGGTCACCGTGCTCTCACGGGAGGAACAGCAGGCGGGGCTGCCGTCCGGGCGACTGGACCAGGAGCGGCTGACCGAGCTGCTCCCCGCGCTGCTGCCGGTCGAGGACGTGGCGGGCTGGTTCCTGTGCGGGCCGTTCGGGCTGGTGCAGGGCGCCGAGCAGGCGCTGCGGGCGATCGGCGTCGCCCGGACCCGCATCCACGAGGAGATCTTCCACGTCGACGTCACGGCGGCCACGACGACCGTGGCGGCCCCCGCCCACAGCACCGTGACCGCCCGGCTCGACGGCCGGGGCGGGAGCTGGCCCGTGCGGGACGGGGAGTCGGTGCTGGAGACGGTGCTGCGCAACCGGCCCGACGCTCCCTACGCCTGCAAGGGCGGGGTGTGCGGGACCTGCCGGGCCTTCCTGGTCTCCGGCGAGGTCCGCATGGACCGCAACTTCGCGCTGGAGCCGGAGGAGACGGACGCCGGGTACGTCCTGGCCTGCCAGTCGCATCCGGTGACGGAGGCGGTGGAGGTGGACTTCGATCGGTGA
- the paaD gene encoding 1,2-phenylacetyl-CoA epoxidase subunit PaaD, with the protein MVTLTPLEAELFAVAGSVPDPELPVLTLQELGVLRAVHVRDADTGTGTDAVRVEVELTPTYTGCPAVEAMSLDIERALHEHGMRDVTVRTVLAPAWSTDDISAEGRRKLQEFGIAPPRAGVVSGPVGLELGPTRTIAVEPDPVRCPHCGSVDTELLSRFSSTACKALRRCLACREPFDHFKEL; encoded by the coding sequence ATGGTGACGCTCACCCCGCTTGAGGCGGAACTTTTCGCGGTCGCCGGTTCGGTGCCCGACCCCGAACTCCCGGTGCTCACCCTCCAGGAGCTCGGCGTGCTGCGCGCCGTCCATGTGCGCGACGCCGATACCGGCACCGGCACCGACGCGGTCAGGGTCGAGGTCGAGCTGACCCCGACGTACACGGGCTGCCCGGCGGTGGAGGCGATGTCGCTGGACATCGAGCGGGCCCTGCACGAGCACGGGATGCGGGACGTCACCGTACGCACGGTGCTCGCGCCCGCCTGGTCGACGGACGACATCTCCGCCGAAGGCCGCCGCAAACTCCAGGAGTTCGGCATCGCGCCCCCGCGCGCAGGAGTGGTGTCCGGTCCGGTCGGGTTGGAGCTGGGTCCGACGCGCACGATCGCCGTCGAACCGGACCCCGTGCGCTGCCCGCACTGCGGATCCGTCGACACCGAGCTGCTCAGCCGTTTCTCCTCCACCGCCTGCAAGGCCCTGCGGCGCTGCCTCGCCTGCCGTGAACCCTTCGACCACTTCAAGGAGTTGTGA
- the paaC gene encoding 1,2-phenylacetyl-CoA epoxidase subunit PaaC produces MTATLPVTAALALGDDALVLSHRLGEWAGHAPVLEEEVALANIALDLLGQARVLLSMAGDEDDLAYLREERAFRNLQLVEQPGGDFAYTIARQLYFSTYQHLLYAELAAGQGPFAPLAAKAVKEVAYHRDHAEQWTLRLGDGTDVSHARMEKACEALWRYTGELFQPVEGLDVDWEALDASWLESVAGILRRATLTVPEGPRSGAWAAGAGRQGLHTESFGRMLAEMQHLHRSHPGASW; encoded by the coding sequence GTGACCGCCACCCTTCCCGTCACAGCCGCCCTCGCCCTGGGCGACGACGCCCTGGTGCTCTCGCACCGCCTGGGGGAGTGGGCGGGCCATGCCCCCGTCCTGGAGGAGGAGGTCGCCCTGGCCAACATCGCGCTGGACCTGCTGGGCCAGGCCCGGGTCCTGCTGTCGATGGCCGGGGACGAGGACGACCTGGCGTATCTGCGCGAGGAGCGCGCCTTCCGCAACCTCCAGCTGGTGGAGCAGCCAGGCGGCGACTTCGCCTACACCATCGCCCGCCAGCTGTACTTCTCCACCTACCAGCACCTGCTGTACGCCGAACTGGCCGCAGGGCAGGGCCCTTTCGCCCCGCTCGCCGCGAAGGCCGTCAAGGAGGTCGCCTATCACCGCGACCACGCCGAGCAGTGGACGCTGCGGCTCGGCGACGGCACCGACGTCAGCCATGCGCGGATGGAGAAGGCCTGCGAGGCCCTGTGGCGGTACACCGGCGAGCTGTTCCAGCCGGTGGAAGGCCTGGACGTCGACTGGGAAGCCCTGGACGCGAGCTGGCTGGAGTCCGTCGCGGGCATCCTGCGCCGGGCCACCCTGACCGTCCCCGAGGGACCCCGCTCCGGTGCGTGGGCAGCCGGCGCGGGCCGCCAGGGCCTGCACACCGAGTCCTTCGGGCGGATGCTCGCCGAGATGCAGCATCTGCACCGCAGCCACCCGGGGGCGTCATGGTGA
- the paaB gene encoding 1,2-phenylacetyl-CoA epoxidase subunit PaaB codes for MTNTDWPLWEVFVRSRRGLSHTHAGSLHAPDAEFALRNARDLYTRRGEGVSIWVVPSSAVTASSPDEKDPFFEPSADKPYRHPTFYEIPEGVKHL; via the coding sequence ATGACGAACACCGACTGGCCGCTGTGGGAGGTCTTCGTGCGCTCCCGGCGCGGCCTCTCCCACACCCACGCCGGCAGCCTGCACGCCCCGGACGCGGAGTTCGCCCTGCGCAACGCCCGCGACCTGTACACCCGGCGCGGCGAGGGCGTCTCGATCTGGGTGGTGCCGTCCTCGGCGGTCACCGCCTCCTCCCCGGACGAGAAGGACCCGTTCTTCGAGCCGTCCGCCGACAAGCCGTACCGGCACCCGACGTTCTACGAGATCCCGGAGGGGGTGAAGCACCTGTGA
- the paaA gene encoding 1,2-phenylacetyl-CoA epoxidase subunit PaaA — protein MATAAAHQTARTQRHAGENSADTADDAFQRVFDAAVAADERIEPRDWMPDAYRATLVRQIAQHAHSEIIGMQPEANWITRAPSLRRKAILMAKVQDEAGHGLYLYSAAETLGTGRDELLDKLHTGRQKYSSIFNYPTLTWADVGAIGWLVDGAAITNQVPLCRCSYGPYARAMVRICKEESFHQRQGYELLLALSHGTPEQHAMAQDAVDRWWWPSLMMFGPPDDESAHSAQSTAWKIKRHSNDELRQRFVDICVPQAESLDLTLPDPDLRWNEERGHHDFGPIDWTEFKEVLKGNGPCNEQRITQRRQAHEEGAWVREAAAAYAAKHTGGAVPRGTEGEQA, from the coding sequence ATGGCGACAGCAGCCGCCCACCAGACGGCCCGCACACAGCGGCACGCCGGCGAGAACAGCGCCGACACCGCCGACGACGCTTTCCAGCGCGTCTTCGACGCTGCCGTGGCCGCCGACGAGCGCATCGAGCCACGCGACTGGATGCCGGACGCCTACCGCGCCACGCTGGTGCGGCAGATCGCCCAGCACGCCCACTCCGAGATCATCGGCATGCAGCCGGAGGCCAACTGGATCACGCGCGCGCCCTCCCTGCGCCGCAAGGCCATCCTGATGGCGAAGGTCCAGGACGAGGCCGGCCACGGGCTGTACCTGTACAGCGCCGCCGAGACCCTCGGCACCGGCCGCGACGAACTCCTGGACAAGCTGCACACCGGCCGCCAGAAGTACTCCTCGATCTTCAACTACCCCACGTTGACCTGGGCGGACGTCGGCGCGATCGGCTGGCTCGTGGACGGCGCCGCGATCACCAACCAGGTCCCCCTGTGCCGCTGCTCCTACGGCCCGTACGCGCGCGCGATGGTCCGCATCTGCAAGGAGGAGTCCTTCCACCAGCGCCAGGGCTACGAGCTGCTGCTGGCCCTCAGCCACGGCACCCCCGAACAGCACGCGATGGCGCAGGACGCCGTGGACCGCTGGTGGTGGCCTTCGCTGATGATGTTCGGCCCGCCCGACGACGAGTCCGCGCACTCCGCGCAGTCCACCGCCTGGAAGATCAAGCGCCACTCCAACGACGAGCTGCGCCAGCGCTTCGTCGACATCTGCGTCCCCCAGGCCGAGTCCCTCGACCTCACGCTCCCCGATCCCGACCTGCGGTGGAACGAGGAGCGCGGGCACCACGACTTCGGCCCGATCGACTGGACCGAGTTCAAGGAAGTCCTCAAGGGCAACGGCCCCTGCAACGAACAGCGGATCACGCAGCGCAGGCAGGCCCACGAGGAGGGCGCCTGGGTTCGGGAGGCCGCCGCGGCCTACGCGGCCAAGCACACCGGCGGCGCCGTGCCCCGCGGGACAGAAGGAGAGCAGGCATGA
- a CDS encoding DUF5819 family protein — MDAYDGGSDAPRGPRTSAGPEAETPAPPAEDAVPGPRAELPTAEADAGAGAGAGVGAGASDAARDAPAGPPRADAGVLPEPTPVDPSPAPPAERPAWPELTPPHAAPRPEPAAAQALAPEPRTGVAALSPRYQVGAALALAVVAVAVCVHLGMVFLHVAPSNTVTKTHGKAIDEWVYPEFEQNWKLFAPNPLQQNIAVQVRAQVRTADGGSRTTGWYDLSAQDGRAIDGNLVPSHTEQNELRRAWDFFTATHNTDNRSVGVRGALSETYLRRIVVLRLERGGAAGAGGVVERVQVRSSTSNVTPPKWSSEKVSTSPVYRVLSWWPVPTAEAEGGVK, encoded by the coding sequence ATGGACGCGTACGACGGAGGCTCTGACGCCCCACGGGGGCCGAGGACGTCAGCGGGACCGGAGGCGGAGACGCCGGCGCCGCCCGCGGAGGACGCCGTTCCGGGCCCTCGCGCCGAACTCCCGACCGCCGAGGCGGACGCAGGTGCAGGTGCAGGCGCGGGCGTCGGCGCAGGCGCGAGCGATGCGGCCCGTGACGCCCCCGCAGGGCCCCCGCGTGCGGACGCGGGCGTCCTCCCCGAGCCGACGCCCGTAGACCCGTCCCCTGCCCCGCCCGCCGAACGGCCCGCCTGGCCCGAGCTGACGCCCCCCCACGCAGCCCCCCGGCCCGAGCCTGCCGCCGCCCAGGCACTCGCCCCCGAACCCCGTACCGGCGTGGCCGCGCTCTCCCCCCGCTACCAGGTGGGCGCCGCCCTGGCGCTCGCCGTCGTCGCGGTCGCCGTCTGTGTGCACCTGGGGATGGTGTTCCTGCACGTCGCGCCGTCGAACACGGTCACCAAGACGCACGGCAAGGCGATCGACGAATGGGTCTATCCGGAGTTCGAGCAGAACTGGAAGCTCTTCGCGCCGAACCCGCTGCAGCAGAACATCGCCGTCCAGGTCCGCGCCCAGGTCCGCACCGCGGACGGCGGGTCGCGGACCACCGGCTGGTACGACCTGTCCGCGCAGGACGGCCGCGCCATCGACGGCAACCTGGTGCCCAGCCACACCGAGCAGAACGAGCTGCGCCGGGCCTGGGACTTCTTCACCGCCACGCACAACACGGACAACCGTTCCGTCGGCGTGCGCGGCGCCCTCTCCGAGACGTATCTGCGCCGGATCGTGGTGCTGCGTCTGGAGCGCGGCGGCGCGGCAGGCGCGGGCGGCGTCGTCGAGCGGGTCCAGGTCCGCTCCAGCACGTCCAACGTGACCCCGCCGAAGTGGAGCTCCGAGAAGGTGTCGACGAGTCCGGTGTACCGCGTGCTGTCCTGGTGGCCGGTGCCGACCGCCGAGGCCGAGGGAGGCGTGAAGTGA
- a CDS encoding HTTM domain-containing protein codes for MNRFTLSVSAAIGRVTESALGPYQSAVIRIGFSATWLLFLLREFPHREELYGPDGPWSWELARQLIDNNGAFTALMWSDGRGWFEAVYALAVLAGALLLVGWRTRTMSVLFMVGVLSLQNRSVFMGDGGDNVLHLMSIYLVFTRCGRVWSLDARRTRRADEARARGERFTDRVGPALWAVLGFALVTVTAAGRLDGDWTIPALLWAAWVAQGLWWAVGRSAKSAEPRILLDVIGNVLHNGALVVIMAEACLIYATAGWYKIQGSRWQDGTAVYYPLHLDYFSPWPALGDLLSSSGTMVMLVTYGTVIVQVAFPFTLFNRRVKNVLLAVMMTEHAAIALVLGLPFFSLAMIATDAVFLPTPFLHRLGGWALRARDLVLSRAPRKDAPRPQAPESPEPTHVGFPA; via the coding sequence GTGAACCGGTTCACCCTGTCGGTGTCCGCCGCCATCGGCCGGGTCACCGAGTCGGCGCTCGGGCCGTACCAGAGCGCCGTGATCCGCATCGGCTTCAGCGCGACCTGGCTGCTGTTCCTGCTGCGCGAGTTCCCCCATCGCGAGGAGCTCTACGGCCCCGACGGCCCCTGGAGCTGGGAGCTGGCCCGGCAGCTGATCGACAACAACGGCGCGTTCACGGCCCTGATGTGGTCGGACGGGCGGGGCTGGTTCGAGGCGGTGTACGCGCTCGCCGTGCTGGCCGGTGCGCTGCTGCTGGTCGGCTGGCGCACCCGCACGATGTCGGTGCTGTTCATGGTCGGCGTGCTCTCGCTGCAGAACCGCAGCGTCTTCATGGGCGACGGCGGCGACAACGTGCTGCACCTGATGTCGATCTACCTGGTGTTCACGCGCTGCGGCCGGGTGTGGTCGCTGGACGCCCGACGGACGCGGCGCGCGGACGAGGCACGCGCGCGTGGGGAGCGGTTCACCGACCGGGTCGGTCCCGCCCTGTGGGCCGTGCTCGGGTTCGCGCTGGTCACGGTGACCGCGGCCGGCCGACTCGACGGCGACTGGACCATTCCGGCGCTCCTGTGGGCCGCGTGGGTCGCCCAGGGCCTCTGGTGGGCCGTAGGACGCTCTGCGAAGTCGGCGGAGCCCCGCATCCTGCTCGACGTGATCGGCAACGTCCTGCACAACGGCGCCCTGGTCGTGATCATGGCCGAGGCCTGTCTGATCTACGCGACGGCCGGCTGGTACAAGATCCAGGGCTCGCGCTGGCAGGACGGCACGGCCGTCTACTACCCGCTTCACCTGGACTACTTCTCGCCCTGGCCCGCTCTCGGCGACCTGCTCTCCAGCAGCGGCACGATGGTCATGCTCGTGACGTACGGGACGGTCATCGTGCAGGTCGCCTTCCCCTTCACGCTGTTCAACCGGCGCGTGAAGAACGTGCTGCTGGCGGTGATGATGACCGAGCACGCGGCGATCGCCCTGGTCCTCGGGCTGCCGTTCTTCTCGCTGGCGATGATCGCCACGGACGCGGTCTTCCTGCCGACGCCGTTCCTGCACCGGCTGGGCGGTTGGGCACTGCGCGCGCGTGACCTGGTGCTCTCGCGCGCCCCGCGCAAGGACGCGCCGCGGCCGCAGGCCCCGGAGAGCCCCGAGCCGACCCACGTAGGCTTCCCGGCATGA
- a CDS encoding RNA methyltransferase, with translation MTDPLGLWRRLADASVLLDGFHALKHAVRFGAEVPVAVAVDRSATLALADELAPDVRRTLDALLTEVPETTYRSLVPRPHPTGVAALAVRPSREARLERLARLPRAAPVVVLDNPRNLGNAGAVIRLAAGFGATGVVTTGTVDPWHPTVVRAGAGLHFATAVERLSVEELPAGPVFALDPEGDDIRGVKLPDDALLAFGSERSGLSVELRARADHLLALPMRPQVSSYNLATSVAMTLYHWSATGGAPA, from the coding sequence ATGACCGACCCCCTCGGCCTGTGGCGCCGCCTCGCCGACGCCTCCGTGCTGCTCGACGGCTTCCACGCCCTCAAGCACGCCGTGCGCTTCGGCGCCGAGGTCCCGGTGGCGGTCGCCGTCGACCGGTCGGCGACGCTCGCCCTCGCCGACGAACTCGCCCCCGACGTACGCCGGACCCTGGACGCGCTCCTCACGGAGGTCCCGGAGACGACGTACAGGTCCCTCGTCCCGCGCCCGCACCCCACCGGGGTCGCCGCCCTGGCCGTACGGCCCTCCCGCGAGGCCCGTCTGGAGCGGCTGGCGCGGCTCCCGCGCGCGGCACCCGTGGTGGTCCTCGACAATCCGCGCAACCTGGGCAACGCGGGGGCGGTGATCCGCCTCGCCGCCGGGTTCGGCGCGACCGGCGTGGTCACCACCGGGACCGTCGACCCGTGGCATCCCACGGTCGTGCGCGCCGGGGCGGGTCTGCACTTCGCGACCGCCGTGGAGCGGCTGTCCGTCGAAGAGCTGCCCGCCGGGCCGGTGTTCGCCCTCGATCCGGAGGGCGACGACATCCGGGGCGTGAAGCTCCCGGACGACGCCCTCCTCGCCTTCGGCTCCGAACGCAGCGGGCTCTCCGTCGAGCTGCGCGCGCGTGCCGACCATCTCCTCGCGCTGCCGATGCGCCCCCAGGTCTCCAGCTACAACCTCGCGACCAGTGTGGCCATGACGCTGTACCACTGGAGCGCCACCGGGGGCGCACCCGCTTAG
- the paaN gene encoding phenylacetic acid degradation protein PaaN: MAAESTAHDLIAQHRPTLDQALEAIRTRAYWSPHPEHPKAYGENGSLDAAAGKAAFDAVLDTRLDLGQPGTDDWVGGEVSPYGVALGVTYPHADVDALLPAMRAGQRAWRDAGAEIRAVVCLEILKRISDRTHEFAHAVMHTSGQAFMMAFQAGGPHAQDRGLEAVAYAYAEQVRTPDAAEWTKPQGKRDPLALTKRFTPVPRGIALLIGCNTFPTWNGYPGLFASLATGNAVLVKPHPRAVLPLALTVGVAREVLAAAGFDPNLVALAAERPGEGIAKTLAVRPEIRIVDYTGSTAFGDWLEANARQAQVYTEKAGVNTVIVESTSDYKGMLANLAFSLSLYSGQMCTTPQNLLIPRDGIRTDQGPKTFDEVVADLARSVDGLLGDDTRANGLLGAIVNPDVKARLEAAAGLGEVALASREVSNPEFPDAVVRTPVIVKLDGARKYWEGADDEAAFMNECFGPVSFAVAVDSAADAVDLLRRTVREKGAMTVGAYTTDEEVERAVEEVCLEEAAQLSLNLTGGVYVNQTAAFSDFHGSGGNPAANAALTDGAFVANRFRVVEVRRDA, encoded by the coding sequence ATGGCCGCCGAATCGACCGCGCACGACCTGATCGCCCAGCACCGGCCCACCCTCGACCAGGCCCTGGAAGCGATCCGCACGCGCGCGTACTGGTCCCCGCACCCGGAACACCCGAAGGCCTACGGGGAGAACGGCAGTCTGGACGCGGCGGCCGGCAAGGCCGCCTTCGACGCCGTGCTCGACACCCGCCTCGACCTCGGCCAGCCCGGCACCGACGACTGGGTGGGCGGCGAGGTCTCTCCGTACGGCGTCGCACTGGGCGTCACGTATCCGCACGCGGACGTGGACGCGCTGCTGCCCGCGATGCGGGCCGGGCAGCGCGCCTGGCGGGACGCGGGCGCGGAGATCCGCGCGGTGGTCTGTCTGGAGATCCTCAAGCGGATCAGCGACCGGACGCACGAGTTCGCGCACGCCGTCATGCACACCTCCGGCCAGGCGTTCATGATGGCGTTCCAGGCGGGCGGCCCGCACGCCCAGGACCGCGGCCTCGAAGCAGTGGCGTACGCGTACGCGGAGCAGGTCCGCACGCCCGACGCGGCGGAGTGGACCAAGCCCCAGGGCAAGCGCGACCCGCTCGCGCTGACCAAGCGGTTCACGCCGGTCCCGCGCGGGATCGCCCTGCTCATCGGCTGCAACACCTTCCCGACGTGGAACGGCTACCCGGGCCTGTTCGCGTCTCTGGCCACCGGCAACGCGGTCCTGGTCAAGCCCCACCCGCGCGCGGTGCTGCCGCTCGCACTGACGGTGGGCGTCGCGCGCGAGGTGCTCGCCGCGGCCGGCTTCGACCCCAACCTGGTCGCGTTGGCCGCCGAGCGGCCCGGCGAGGGCATCGCCAAGACCCTGGCCGTCCGCCCCGAGATCAGGATCGTCGACTACACCGGCTCGACCGCCTTCGGCGACTGGCTGGAGGCCAACGCCCGCCAGGCGCAGGTCTACACCGAGAAGGCCGGCGTCAACACGGTGATCGTGGAGTCGACGAGCGACTACAAGGGCATGCTCGCCAACCTGGCGTTCTCGCTGTCGTTGTACAGCGGCCAGATGTGCACGACCCCGCAGAACCTGCTGATCCCGCGCGACGGCATCCGCACCGACCAGGGCCCGAAGACCTTCGACGAGGTCGTCGCCGACCTCGCCCGCTCGGTCGACGGCCTCCTCGGCGACGACACGCGCGCGAACGGCCTGCTCGGCGCGATCGTCAACCCCGACGTCAAGGCCCGCCTGGAGGCCGCCGCGGGCCTCGGCGAGGTCGCCCTCGCCTCGCGCGAGGTGAGCAACCCGGAGTTCCCGGACGCGGTCGTGCGCACGCCCGTGATCGTGAAGCTGGACGGCGCGCGGAAGTACTGGGAGGGGGCGGACGACGAGGCCGCCTTCATGAACGAGTGCTTCGGCCCGGTCTCCTTCGCCGTCGCCGTCGACTCGGCCGCGGACGCCGTCGACCTGCTGCGGCGCACGGTGCGCGAGAAGGGCGCGATGACCGTCGGCGCGTACACCACCGACGAGGAGGTCGAGAGGGCCGTCGAGGAGGTCTGTCTGGAGGAGGCCGCCCAGCTGTCCCTCAACCTCACCGGCGGGGTCTACGTCAACCAGACGGCCGCCTTCTCCGACTTCCACGGCTCGGGCGGCAACCCGGCGGCCAACGCGGCCCTCACCGACGGCGCGTTCGTCGCGAACCGCTTCCGGGTGGTCGAGGTCCGCCGGGACGCGTAG
- a CDS encoding 3-hydroxyacyl-CoA dehydrogenase: protein MTALDLSSPVAVVGTGTMGQGIAQVALVAGHVVRLYDTVPGRAREAAAAIGARLDRLVEKNRLAATDRDAARARLLPAERLADLADCTLVVEAVLEQLAAKQDLFRGLEDVVGEDCLLATNTSSLSVTAIGGALRNPGRLVGLHFFNPAPLLPLVEVVSGHATDVTSATRAYETARSWGKTPVACADTPGFIVNRIARPFYAEAFAVYEAQGADPATIDAVLRESGGFRMGAFELTDLIGQDVNESVTHSVWQSFFQDVRFTPSLAQRRLVESGRLGRKTGQGWYDHQADAEPAEPHTAEPHQRPAYVVAEGDLGPASEVLALIREAGIQVREDEEDHGTRLVLPGGGQLALADGQTSVEFRDVVYFDLALDYRKATRIALSASQDTSQQTLSEAIGLFQALGKDVSVIGDVPGMIVARTVARIVDLAHDAVAKGVATEEDVDTAMRLGVNYPLGPFEWSRRLGRMWAYSLLDDLHDRDPSGRYAPSLALYRHSYATEKREGAS from the coding sequence ATGACAGCACTCGACCTCAGCAGCCCCGTGGCCGTCGTCGGCACCGGCACCATGGGCCAGGGCATTGCCCAGGTCGCACTGGTCGCGGGCCATGTCGTACGGCTGTACGACACCGTCCCCGGCCGCGCCCGGGAAGCGGCCGCCGCGATCGGCGCGCGCCTCGACCGGCTCGTCGAGAAGAACCGTCTCGCCGCCACCGACCGCGACGCCGCCCGCGCCCGCCTGCTGCCCGCCGAGCGCCTCGCCGACCTCGCGGACTGCACCCTGGTCGTCGAGGCCGTCCTGGAGCAGCTGGCGGCCAAGCAGGACCTCTTCCGGGGCCTGGAGGACGTCGTCGGCGAGGACTGTCTTCTCGCCACCAACACCTCGTCCCTGTCGGTGACCGCCATCGGAGGCGCGCTGCGCAACCCGGGCCGCCTCGTCGGCCTGCACTTCTTCAACCCGGCGCCGCTGCTGCCGCTGGTCGAGGTCGTCTCCGGGCACGCCACCGACGTCACCTCGGCCACGCGCGCGTACGAGACCGCCCGCTCGTGGGGCAAGACCCCGGTCGCCTGCGCCGACACCCCCGGCTTCATCGTCAACCGCATCGCGCGGCCCTTCTACGCCGAGGCGTTCGCCGTCTACGAGGCGCAGGGCGCCGACCCGGCCACCATCGACGCGGTCCTGCGCGAGTCCGGCGGCTTCCGGATGGGCGCCTTCGAGCTGACCGACCTGATCGGGCAGGACGTCAACGAGTCGGTCACGCACTCCGTGTGGCAGTCCTTCTTCCAGGACGTGCGCTTCACGCCCTCGCTCGCCCAGCGCCGCCTGGTCGAGTCGGGCCGCCTCGGCCGCAAGACCGGCCAGGGCTGGTACGACCACCAGGCCGACGCCGAGCCGGCCGAGCCGCACACCGCCGAGCCCCACCAGCGGCCCGCGTACGTCGTCGCCGAGGGCGACCTGGGCCCCGCCTCCGAGGTGCTCGCGCTGATCCGCGAGGCGGGCATCCAGGTCCGCGAGGACGAGGAGGACCACGGCACCCGACTGGTGCTGCCGGGCGGCGGCCAGCTGGCCCTCGCCGACGGACAGACCTCGGTGGAGTTCCGGGACGTCGTCTACTTCGACCTCGCCCTCGACTACCGCAAGGCCACCCGCATCGCCCTGTCCGCCTCCCAGGACACCTCCCAGCAGACCCTGTCCGAGGCGATCGGCCTCTTCCAGGCGCTCGGCAAGGACGTCAGCGTCATCGGCGACGTCCCCGGCATGATCGTCGCCCGTACGGTCGCGCGGATCGTCGACCTGGCGCACGACGCCGTGGCCAAGGGCGTGGCCACCGAGGAGGACGTCGACACCGCGATGCGCCTGGGCGTGAACTACCCGCTCGGCCCCTTCGAGTGGAGCCGCCGGCTGGGCCGCATGTGGGCCTACTCCCTCCTGGACGACCTGCACGACCGCGACCCCAGCGGCCGCTACGCGCCGTCCCTCGCGCTGTACCGGCACTCCTACGCCACCGAGAAGCGGGAGGGCGCCTCGTGA
- a CDS encoding TetR/AcrR family transcriptional regulator has translation MTTAKRDTYTPETLLSVAVQVFNERGYDGTSMEHLSKAAGISKSSIYHHVAGKEELLRRAVSRALDGLFGILDEEHARVGRDSERLEYVVRRMVEVLIGELPYVTLLLRVRGNTDTERWALERRRDFDHRVAELLKAAAAEGDVRADVDVRLATRLVFGMINSIVEWYRPGGRGMVEAEVADAVVRLVFEGLRTAR, from the coding sequence GTGACCACCGCCAAGCGCGACACGTACACCCCGGAGACCCTGCTCTCCGTCGCCGTCCAGGTCTTCAACGAGCGCGGCTACGACGGCACCTCCATGGAGCACCTCTCCAAGGCGGCCGGCATCTCCAAGTCGTCGATCTACCATCACGTCGCCGGCAAGGAGGAGCTGCTGCGCCGGGCCGTCAGCCGCGCCCTGGACGGCCTCTTCGGGATCCTCGACGAGGAGCACGCGCGCGTGGGACGCGACTCGGAGCGCCTGGAGTACGTCGTACGGCGCATGGTCGAGGTGCTCATCGGGGAGCTGCCGTACGTGACGCTGCTGCTGCGGGTGCGCGGCAACACCGACACCGAGCGGTGGGCCCTGGAGCGGCGCCGCGACTTCGACCACCGGGTCGCCGAGCTGCTGAAGGCGGCCGCCGCCGAGGGGGACGTGCGCGCCGACGTGGACGTGCGGCTCGCGACGCGGCTGGTCTTCGGGATGATCAACTCGATCGTCGAGTGGTACCGGCCGGGCGGCCGGGGGATGGTCGAGGCCGAGGTGGCCGACGCGGTGGTGCGGCTGGTCTTCGAGGGGCTGCGCACGGCGCGCTGA